In Kitasatospora gansuensis, a genomic segment contains:
- a CDS encoding TetR/AcrR family transcriptional regulator, with protein MAENSTRTAYTVDSLLAVTVGVFNERGYDGTSMEDLSRAAGISKSSIYHHVRGKEELLKLAVGRALDALFGILAEPEALTGRSVDRLEHVVRRTAEVLLAELPYVTLLLRVRGNTATEQWALERRRDFDHQVAELLAAAVAAGELRADVEPRLATRLLFGMINSIVEWYRPGGKHADGVAEAVVHLAFDGLRA; from the coding sequence ATGGCCGAGAACTCCACCCGTACCGCCTACACCGTCGACTCGCTGCTCGCCGTCACGGTCGGGGTCTTCAACGAGCGCGGATACGACGGCACCTCGATGGAGGACCTCTCGCGGGCGGCCGGGATCTCCAAGTCCTCGATCTACCACCACGTGCGCGGCAAGGAGGAGCTGCTCAAGCTGGCGGTCGGCCGGGCGCTGGACGCGCTGTTCGGCATCCTGGCCGAGCCCGAGGCCCTGACGGGCCGTTCGGTGGACCGGCTGGAGCACGTGGTCCGCCGCACCGCCGAGGTGCTGCTCGCCGAGCTGCCGTACGTCACCCTGCTGCTCCGGGTCCGCGGCAACACCGCGACCGAGCAGTGGGCGCTGGAGCGCCGCCGGGACTTCGACCACCAGGTGGCCGAGCTGCTCGCGGCCGCCGTGGCGGCGGGGGAGCTGCGCGCGGACGTCGAACCCCGGCTGGCCACCCGGTTGCTGTTCGGGATGATCAACTCGATCGTGGAGTGGTACCGGCCCGGCGGCAAGCACGCCGACGGCGTCGCCGAGGCCGTGGTGCACCTGGCCTTCGACGGTCTGCGCGCCTGA
- a CDS encoding DinB family protein produces MTEIPAHFAPPLAEDARESLPLTGTERELLTAYLDWHRETLALKCAGLSDAELSTRPVPPSGLSLHGLLRHLAGVERWWLRMQFAGEDLPLLHYSDDDPDQDFDRLDGSVAEALALWREECDHSRRIVAATADLDATGTHRATGKPVSLRRILIHMLAEYARHNGHADILRERLDGSTGY; encoded by the coding sequence ATGACCGAGATCCCCGCACACTTCGCCCCGCCGCTGGCCGAGGACGCCCGGGAGTCGCTGCCGCTCACCGGCACCGAACGGGAACTGCTCACCGCGTACCTGGACTGGCACCGCGAGACCCTCGCCCTCAAGTGCGCCGGCCTGTCCGACGCCGAGCTCTCCACCCGTCCCGTACCGCCCTCCGGGCTCAGCCTGCACGGCCTGCTCCGGCACCTGGCCGGGGTGGAGCGCTGGTGGCTCCGGATGCAGTTCGCGGGCGAGGACCTGCCGCTGCTGCACTACTCCGACGACGACCCCGACCAGGACTTCGACCGCCTGGACGGCAGCGTCGCGGAGGCGCTCGCGCTCTGGCGCGAGGAGTGTGACCACTCCCGCCGGATCGTGGCCGCCACCGCCGACCTGGACGCCACCGGCACCCACCGCGCCACCGGGAAGCCGGTCTCGCTCCGGCGCATCCTGATCCACATGCTCGCGGAGTACGCCCGGCACAACGGGCACGCGGACATTTTGCGCGAGCGCCTGGACGGTTCGACGGGCTACTGA
- a CDS encoding Lrp/AsnC family transcriptional regulator — translation MSISGGSGAVSTEQTSRLDRVDRSILRLLQQDGRASIRSVAERVHVSRANAYARIARMVEDGIIRGFTARIDHERAGQGASAYITLKIVQNSWRTVREQLLALPGVAHIALVGGEFDVLLLVHTADNHALRELVLGQIQGIPQVLATQTLLVFEETDQVPPV, via the coding sequence ATGTCCATTTCGGGAGGGTCGGGGGCCGTGTCCACTGAACAGACGTCCAGGCTGGATCGGGTCGACCGGTCGATCCTCCGACTGCTCCAGCAGGACGGCCGGGCCTCGATCCGCTCGGTCGCCGAACGCGTGCACGTCTCCCGGGCCAACGCCTACGCCCGGATCGCCCGGATGGTCGAGGACGGCATCATCCGCGGCTTCACCGCCCGGATAGACCACGAACGGGCCGGGCAGGGCGCCTCGGCGTACATCACCCTCAAGATCGTGCAGAACTCCTGGCGGACGGTCCGCGAGCAGCTGCTCGCCCTGCCGGGCGTCGCGCACATCGCACTGGTCGGCGGCGAGTTCGACGTCCTCCTGCTGGTGCACACGGCGGACAACCACGCCCTGCGCGAACTGGTCCTCGGCCAGATCCAGGGCATCCCCCAGGTACTCGCCACGCAGACCCTGCTGGTCTTCGAAGAGACGGACCAGGTCCCTCCGGTCTGA
- the pdhA gene encoding pyruvate dehydrogenase (acetyl-transferring) E1 component subunit alpha, with product MTVLDHRHLAAPVPGWRPDATGPRTDPAPLLPDESPHRVLGTPAAEKADPELLAELYRRLVVGRRYNQQATTLTKQGRLAVYPASTGQEACQVAAALALRQDDWLFPSYRDTLAVVSRGVDPLEALTLLRGNAHTGYDPKATRTAPLCTPLATQAPHAVGLAYAAQLRGEDTVALALLGDGGTSEGDFHEALNFAAVLNAPVVFLVQNNGYAISVPLTRQSAAPTLAHKAVGYGMPGRLVDGNDAVAVHAVLTEAVERARSGGGPTLVEALTYRIEAHTNADDATRYRQDEEIAAWREHDPILLMERHLRGTGQLDDRLAQAATEEAEALAARMRAEFHTDPELDPMSLFAHVYAEPTQQLAEQAAQLTAELDAEEQAR from the coding sequence ATGACCGTTCTCGATCATCGACACCTGGCCGCCCCCGTGCCCGGCTGGCGTCCCGACGCCACCGGTCCGCGGACCGATCCCGCTCCGCTGCTCCCCGACGAGTCCCCGCACCGGGTGCTCGGCACCCCGGCCGCCGAGAAGGCGGACCCGGAGCTGCTCGCCGAGCTCTACCGCCGGCTGGTGGTCGGCCGTCGCTACAACCAGCAGGCCACCACGCTGACCAAGCAGGGCAGGCTGGCCGTCTACCCGGCGTCCACCGGCCAGGAGGCCTGCCAGGTGGCGGCCGCGCTGGCGCTGCGTCAGGACGACTGGCTGTTCCCGAGCTACCGGGACACCCTCGCCGTGGTCTCCCGGGGCGTCGACCCGCTGGAGGCGCTGACCCTGCTGCGCGGCAACGCGCACACCGGGTACGACCCGAAGGCGACCCGGACCGCCCCGCTCTGCACCCCGCTGGCCACCCAGGCCCCGCACGCGGTCGGCCTGGCGTACGCCGCCCAGCTGCGCGGCGAGGACACCGTCGCGCTCGCGCTGCTCGGCGACGGCGGCACCAGCGAGGGCGACTTCCACGAGGCGCTGAACTTCGCCGCCGTGCTGAACGCCCCGGTGGTCTTCCTGGTGCAGAACAACGGCTACGCGATCTCCGTCCCGCTCACCCGGCAGTCCGCCGCGCCGACGCTCGCCCACAAAGCGGTCGGTTACGGGATGCCCGGCCGGCTGGTGGACGGCAACGACGCGGTGGCCGTGCACGCGGTGCTCACCGAGGCGGTCGAGCGGGCCCGTTCCGGCGGTGGCCCGACCCTGGTCGAGGCGCTGACCTACCGGATCGAGGCGCACACCAACGCCGACGACGCGACCCGCTACCGGCAGGACGAGGAGATCGCCGCCTGGCGCGAGCACGACCCGATCCTGCTGATGGAGCGTCACCTCCGGGGCACCGGGCAGCTGGACGACCGGCTCGCCCAGGCCGCCACCGAGGAGGCCGAGGCGCTGGCCGCCCGGATGCGCGCCGAGTTCCACACCGACCCCGAACTGGACCCGATGTCGCTCTTCGCGCACGTCTACGCCGAGCCCACCCAGCAACTGGCCGAGCAGGCTGCGCAGTTGACCGCCGAGCTGGACGCGGAGGAGCAGGCCCGATGA
- a CDS encoding alpha-ketoacid dehydrogenase subunit beta, whose product MSTAVETRTMAQALNSALRDAMRADESVHVLGEDVGALGGVFRITDGLTAEFGPERCLDTPLAEAGILGTAVGMAMYGLRPVVEMQFDAFAYPAMEQLVSHVAKMRNRTAGRMPLPITIRIPYGGGIGGVEHHSDSSEAYYTHTPGLHVVTPATVADAYGLLRASIASDDPVVFLEPKRLYWGKDALDATAPVEPIGRAVLRRPGRSAVLITYGPSLPVCLEAAEAAKAEGWDLAVLDLRSLVPFDEQTAVELVRSVGRAVVVHESTGFGGAGAEIAARLTEKCFHHLAAPVLRVTGFDIPYPAPMLEHHHLPGVDRILDAVARLQWED is encoded by the coding sequence ATGAGCACCGCAGTCGAGACCCGCACCATGGCTCAGGCGCTCAACTCCGCCCTGCGGGACGCGATGCGCGCCGACGAGTCGGTGCACGTGCTGGGCGAGGACGTCGGCGCGCTCGGCGGGGTCTTCCGGATCACCGACGGCCTGACCGCCGAGTTCGGCCCCGAACGCTGCCTGGACACCCCGCTGGCCGAGGCCGGCATCCTCGGCACCGCGGTCGGCATGGCGATGTACGGGCTGCGCCCGGTGGTGGAGATGCAGTTCGACGCCTTCGCCTACCCGGCGATGGAGCAACTCGTCTCGCACGTCGCCAAGATGCGCAACCGGACGGCCGGCCGGATGCCGCTGCCGATCACCATCCGGATCCCGTACGGCGGCGGCATCGGCGGCGTCGAGCACCACAGCGACTCCTCCGAGGCGTACTACACCCACACCCCCGGCCTGCACGTGGTCACCCCGGCCACCGTGGCCGACGCGTACGGGCTGCTGCGGGCCTCGATCGCCTCCGACGACCCGGTGGTCTTCCTGGAGCCGAAGCGGCTGTACTGGGGCAAGGACGCGCTGGACGCGACCGCGCCGGTGGAGCCGATCGGCCGGGCGGTGCTGCGCCGGCCGGGCCGTTCCGCGGTGCTGATCACCTACGGGCCCTCGCTGCCGGTCTGCCTGGAGGCGGCCGAGGCGGCGAAGGCCGAGGGCTGGGACCTGGCGGTGCTGGACCTGCGCTCGCTGGTGCCGTTCGACGAGCAGACCGCCGTCGAGCTGGTCCGTTCGGTCGGCCGCGCGGTCGTGGTGCACGAGTCGACCGGCTTCGGCGGCGCGGGCGCGGAGATCGCCGCCCGGCTGACCGAGAAGTGCTTCCACCACCTGGCCGCCCCGGTGCTCCGGGTGACCGGCTTCGACATCCCGTACCCGGCCCCGATGCTGGAGCACCACCACCTGCCCGGGGTGGACCGGATCCTGGACGCCGTGGCCCGGCTGCAGTGGGAGGACTGA
- a CDS encoding dihydrolipoamide acetyltransferase family protein gives MPVVREFTLPDLGEGLTGAEVVRWLVEVGEVIAVDQPVVEVETAKAVVEVPCPYGGVVTARYGAEGEEVPVGAPLVTVAVSPGTPGSEGPDEPVERPLVGYGVAERQPGARRARVGAKAAAPVPVMVIEAPRVEAPVVLPVISPLVRRMAREHGLDLAKVTGSGPDGLIMRRDVEQALATPVAATPVQENVIPLRGLRRTVAEKLTRSHREIPAATCWVDADATALMELRAQLNRSAGPKVSVLALLARISTAALARFPELNSSVSEDGSAIVRHSAVHLGFAAQSERGLVVPVIRDAQLLGTEQLGAELSRLTESARAGRLTPAELTGGTFTLNNYGVFGVDGSTPILNHPEAAMLGVGRITPKPWVYEGELAVRQVTQLSFTFDHRVCDGGTAGGFLRFVADCVEQPGVLLRQL, from the coding sequence ATGCCGGTGGTACGCGAGTTCACACTGCCCGACCTCGGTGAGGGTCTCACCGGGGCCGAGGTGGTCCGCTGGCTGGTCGAGGTGGGCGAGGTGATCGCCGTGGACCAGCCGGTGGTGGAGGTGGAGACCGCCAAGGCGGTGGTCGAGGTGCCCTGCCCGTACGGCGGGGTGGTCACCGCGCGGTACGGCGCCGAGGGCGAGGAAGTCCCGGTCGGCGCACCGCTGGTGACGGTCGCGGTGTCGCCCGGAACCCCCGGTTCCGAGGGGCCGGACGAGCCGGTGGAGCGGCCGTTGGTCGGCTACGGCGTCGCGGAGCGGCAGCCCGGCGCCCGCCGGGCCCGGGTCGGCGCGAAGGCGGCGGCCCCCGTCCCGGTCATGGTGATCGAGGCGCCAAGGGTCGAGGCGCCCGTGGTGCTGCCGGTGATCTCGCCGCTGGTGCGCCGGATGGCGCGGGAGCACGGCCTCGACCTGGCGAAGGTGACCGGCAGCGGCCCGGACGGGCTGATCATGCGCCGGGACGTCGAGCAGGCGCTCGCCACCCCGGTGGCGGCGACACCGGTCCAGGAAAACGTGATCCCGCTGCGCGGCCTGCGCCGCACCGTGGCGGAGAAGCTGACCCGCAGTCACCGGGAGATTCCCGCCGCCACCTGCTGGGTGGACGCGGACGCGACCGCCCTGATGGAGCTGCGCGCCCAGCTGAACCGTTCGGCCGGGCCCAAGGTCAGCGTGCTGGCCCTGCTGGCCCGGATCTCCACCGCCGCGCTGGCCCGCTTCCCGGAGCTGAACTCCAGCGTGTCGGAGGACGGTTCGGCGATCGTCCGGCACTCCGCCGTGCACCTCGGCTTCGCCGCGCAGAGCGAGCGCGGCCTGGTGGTCCCGGTGATCCGGGACGCCCAGCTGCTCGGGACCGAACAACTCGGCGCCGAGCTGTCCAGGTTGACCGAATCGGCGCGGGCCGGGCGGCTCACCCCGGCCGAGCTGACGGGCGGCACGTTCACGCTCAACAACTACGGCGTCTTCGGCGTGGACGGCTCCACGCCGATCCTCAACCACCCCGAGGCGGCCATGCTCGGAGTTGGCCGGATCACGCCCAAGCCCTGGGTGTACGAGGGCGAGTTGGCGGTCCGTCAGGTCACCCAACTGTCGTTCACCTTCGACCACCGGGTGTGCGACGGCGGTACGGCGGGCGGGTTCCTGCGGTTCGTCGCGGACTGCGTGGAACAGCCCGGAGTACTGCTCCGGCAACTGTGA